A single genomic interval of Stieleria maiorica harbors:
- a CDS encoding pre-peptidase C-terminal domain-containing protein, translating into MKQSTVIRSLAAILLVALTLVDNASATIPVVTSLQPRGVVRGEETVVTFKGTRLSDASEVLCDLPGIEILEVKAVDNSTTEVKLRAAEDLTPGLYPVRLITKSGIANLRLLGVGAMPVVAEVEPNNDFAAPQTIALNTTVDGVVKREDLDHYQVELKAGQTLNVEIEGIRLAHSLRNQNILDPYVAILDEGRFEVASSDDSSLFQQDGFCTFTAPADGKYSILVRDSSFLGSDLGVYRLHVGTYPRPVAVIPAGGPPSSVLDAKLILSDGSERSAKIPLPSENYPQWGVTTEDENGVTPSPNWIRVNELPVAMEQEPNDDRTKAPVVPVPGAYCGVIEKPEDFDCFTFEAKKGTKYRVEVFARNVLRSPLDAVLNVFDPKHATITSSDDSRGMVDPFLEFDAKVDGKHTVRVYDHLRGGGPTYTYRIEVSMPTPAVNLTLKELRRDEAEVVSVPIGGSVGMVVSAARDRYNGEVNLSFEGLPEGVTATTFPMPAGRPEVPVLLTAAADATHNASLYTIFAKGDDKNPLVGGKLSQHHKMVLGQNRREMWGYDTDRAAMAVTDEVPFTLEIVQPKTPIVRYGSKNLKVRINKKEGFDERVSFRTLYNPPGISINNSRYIDKGKTEIEIPITANSGAGIGTWPIIFVATYGSKTGSATTATPPIMLEVQDSIFKYSFPKSAGELGAEVSVSIPIEVLREYPGEAEVELVGIPAGVTSPAAKQPIKPDSESVTFPLVIDAKAKVGTHKTLNCIARVKVGDETIVQTNGTGELRIDKPLPPKADAPEPAAPKAAPQQPAKPKPLSRLEQLRQKK; encoded by the coding sequence ATGAAACAATCCACTGTGATTCGTTCGCTCGCGGCAATCTTGCTGGTCGCACTGACGCTGGTCGACAATGCTTCCGCGACGATACCCGTGGTCACCAGTCTGCAGCCCCGAGGGGTGGTCCGCGGTGAAGAAACCGTCGTGACGTTCAAAGGCACCCGGCTCAGTGATGCCTCGGAAGTCCTCTGCGACTTGCCGGGCATTGAGATCTTGGAGGTCAAAGCGGTCGACAACAGCACCACGGAAGTCAAACTTCGCGCGGCGGAGGACCTGACGCCGGGGTTGTATCCGGTCCGATTGATCACCAAAAGCGGCATCGCAAACCTCCGGCTGCTCGGTGTCGGCGCGATGCCCGTTGTCGCGGAGGTGGAACCGAACAACGACTTCGCCGCACCCCAAACGATCGCATTGAACACGACGGTCGACGGGGTGGTCAAACGCGAAGATTTGGATCACTACCAAGTTGAATTGAAAGCCGGCCAGACGCTGAATGTGGAAATCGAAGGCATTCGTCTGGCACATTCGCTCCGCAACCAAAATATCCTTGACCCTTACGTTGCGATCCTTGACGAAGGACGCTTCGAAGTCGCCTCCAGCGACGATTCGTCCCTGTTTCAGCAAGACGGTTTTTGCACGTTCACGGCTCCGGCGGACGGCAAGTACTCGATCCTTGTGCGTGACAGCTCGTTCCTCGGCAGCGATCTGGGCGTTTATCGGTTGCATGTCGGCACGTATCCCCGACCGGTTGCCGTGATCCCTGCCGGTGGCCCTCCATCAAGCGTATTGGATGCCAAGCTGATTTTGTCCGACGGTAGCGAACGATCGGCAAAAATCCCGCTGCCCAGCGAGAACTACCCGCAGTGGGGTGTGACGACTGAGGACGAAAACGGAGTCACGCCGTCACCGAACTGGATTCGCGTCAATGAGTTGCCCGTTGCGATGGAGCAAGAGCCGAATGATGACCGGACGAAAGCGCCGGTGGTTCCGGTTCCCGGTGCGTATTGTGGTGTGATCGAAAAACCTGAGGATTTTGATTGCTTCACTTTTGAAGCCAAAAAGGGGACCAAATACCGCGTCGAGGTCTTTGCCCGCAACGTGCTACGTTCACCGCTCGATGCCGTTTTGAACGTGTTTGATCCGAAGCATGCGACGATCACGTCCAGTGACGACAGCCGAGGTATGGTCGATCCGTTCCTCGAGTTTGATGCCAAGGTCGATGGCAAGCACACCGTTCGCGTGTATGACCATCTGCGGGGCGGCGGACCGACATACACCTATCGCATCGAGGTCAGTATGCCGACGCCGGCGGTCAACCTGACGTTGAAAGAACTCCGCCGCGACGAGGCCGAAGTTGTTTCCGTCCCGATCGGCGGAAGCGTGGGGATGGTCGTTTCGGCCGCCCGAGATCGATACAACGGCGAAGTCAACCTGTCGTTTGAAGGGCTGCCCGAAGGCGTGACCGCGACGACGTTCCCGATGCCCGCCGGTCGCCCCGAAGTCCCCGTTCTGCTGACCGCCGCTGCGGACGCGACCCACAACGCCTCGCTGTACACGATTTTTGCCAAAGGCGATGACAAAAACCCGCTGGTCGGCGGCAAGCTGTCGCAACATCACAAGATGGTGTTGGGACAAAACCGTCGCGAGATGTGGGGCTACGACACCGACCGCGCCGCGATGGCGGTCACTGACGAAGTGCCGTTCACGTTGGAAATCGTCCAACCGAAGACGCCAATCGTGCGTTACGGCAGCAAGAACCTGAAGGTGCGGATCAATAAGAAGGAAGGCTTCGACGAACGGGTCTCCTTCCGGACGCTTTACAACCCGCCGGGGATTTCGATCAACAACAGCCGCTACATCGACAAGGGAAAGACGGAAATCGAGATTCCGATCACCGCCAATAGCGGTGCCGGAATCGGAACCTGGCCGATCATTTTCGTAGCCACCTACGGCTCCAAGACCGGATCGGCGACGACCGCGACACCGCCGATCATGTTGGAAGTCCAAGACTCGATCTTCAAGTACTCGTTCCCCAAGAGTGCGGGAGAACTGGGCGCCGAAGTGAGCGTGTCGATTCCGATCGAAGTTCTGCGTGAATACCCGGGAGAAGCCGAAGTCGAATTGGTCGGCATCCCCGCCGGCGTCACCAGCCCCGCGGCGAAGCAACCGATCAAACCGGATTCGGAAAGCGTGACGTTCCCCTTGGTCATCGATGCCAAGGCAAAAGTGGGGACCCACAAGACGCTCAACTGCATCGCGAGGGTCAAGGTCGGTGACGAAACAATCGTCCAGACCAACGGGACCGGCGAACTGCGGATCGATAAACCCTTGCCGCCGAAGGCCGACGCTCCCGAGCCCGCAGCCCCCAAGGCCGCGCCGCAACAACCCGCCAAGCCGAAACCGCTCAGCCGACTCGAACAACTTCGGCAAAAGAAATAA
- a CDS encoding DUF1501 domain-containing protein: MRCEGNPFSRRGFLAAGALGGIGLSLPELLMRQAMAEQKHYDFVEAKAKSVIHVYLPGGMAQQESFDPKPYSPLEYRGEMRTIKTNTGEVFGESVPQLAKRADKFSVIRSMTHGEAAHERGTHNMFTGYKPSPALRYPSFGAVVSHEYGPRNNLPPYVCIPNVPNEFAGTGYLPSSYGGFALGSDPAQSGFKVRDLDLAGGVDGDRFMRRKEALAAVNKQFVSATAADNVGAMNTFYERAYSLLDTPAAKEAFDIDKEDAKMRDRYGRNQAGQRLLMARRLVEAGTRLVTLTYGGWDMHNNITNGFKSQMPALDTALAALLDDLSERGMLDETLVMVSSEFGRTPKINNDAGRDHWPKVFSVLMAGGGIKGGMVYGASDSTAAEPEDSPVSPADLATTMYRLLGIVADKELMAPGDRPIEIVDGGKLIEPLMV, encoded by the coding sequence ATGCGTTGCGAAGGAAACCCATTTAGCCGTCGCGGATTTTTGGCCGCTGGTGCTCTTGGAGGGATCGGCCTGTCATTGCCCGAGTTGCTGATGCGTCAGGCGATGGCCGAGCAAAAGCACTACGATTTTGTCGAGGCGAAAGCCAAGAGTGTGATTCACGTTTATCTGCCCGGGGGAATGGCCCAGCAGGAATCGTTTGACCCCAAACCGTACAGCCCGCTGGAATACCGGGGCGAGATGCGGACGATCAAAACCAACACCGGCGAAGTGTTCGGCGAGTCCGTTCCACAGCTCGCCAAGCGGGCGGACAAGTTCAGCGTGATTCGTTCCATGACACACGGTGAAGCGGCCCATGAGCGGGGGACGCACAACATGTTCACCGGCTACAAGCCCAGCCCGGCGCTGCGTTACCCGTCGTTCGGTGCGGTTGTCAGCCACGAATACGGACCGCGTAACAACCTGCCTCCGTACGTTTGCATTCCCAACGTCCCGAACGAATTCGCCGGCACGGGCTACCTGCCCAGCAGCTACGGCGGGTTTGCTCTCGGGTCCGATCCGGCCCAAAGCGGTTTCAAAGTCCGCGACTTGGATCTGGCCGGCGGCGTAGACGGCGACCGGTTCATGCGTCGCAAAGAGGCTTTGGCGGCGGTCAACAAGCAATTTGTTTCTGCGACGGCGGCCGACAACGTCGGGGCGATGAACACGTTCTACGAGCGTGCTTACAGCTTGCTCGATACCCCGGCGGCCAAAGAGGCGTTTGATATCGACAAAGAAGACGCCAAAATGCGTGACCGATATGGCCGCAACCAAGCCGGCCAGCGTCTGCTGATGGCGCGTCGTCTGGTCGAAGCCGGCACACGTCTGGTGACGCTGACCTACGGCGGTTGGGACATGCACAACAACATCACCAACGGCTTCAAAAGCCAAATGCCCGCTTTGGACACCGCGTTGGCCGCTCTGCTGGATGACCTTAGCGAACGCGGCATGTTGGACGAGACGCTGGTGATGGTCAGCAGCGAATTCGGACGCACGCCGAAGATCAACAACGACGCAGGCCGCGACCACTGGCCCAAGGTGTTCAGCGTGTTGATGGCCGGCGGTGGCATCAAGGGCGGCATGGTCTACGGCGCATCGGACTCGACCGCCGCCGAACCGGAAGACAGCCCTGTTTCGCCGGCCGACTTGGCGACCACCATGTACCGCTTGCTCGGAATCGTCGCCGACAAGGAGTTGATGGCTCCCGGCGACCGACCGATCGAAATCGTCGACGGCGGAAAACTGATCGAGCCGTTGATGGTTTGA
- a CDS encoding valine--tRNA ligase — translation MIPNRFDHSTAASKIGAQWDEAGCNNAEINPDKKPYTIVIPPPNVTGALHLGHGLNNTLQDILIRTKRMQGFETLWMPGTDHAGIATQAVVERRLKEQENLSRHDIGRDALVKRIWDWKDQYEKRILGQLKRMGCSCDWRRLRFTLDPMCGAAVRATFYDLFHKDLIYRGKRLVNWDTFLQTAVSNDEVENVTKKGHFYHFRYPVIDPKPGEPDHVVIATTRPETMLGDTAVAVHPDPAAALDKLQAELEERLAAAPAKEKPELQKQLDGLVERRRTMLPKLEQLRDMAADGRCLMLPLADRKIPLVADVWAKPELGSGCVKITPAHDPNDYEVGKRQSLPMLNILNPDGTINGLVPAYEGLTIAAARKQVVADLDESGLLGDIEDRDIEMPLSDRSKTAIEPYLADQWFVKMDDLAQSAMDAVTDDRVRIYPTRYRKGYLDWLGEKRDWPVSRQLWWGHRIPIWSASFESRAEASRVAEQAAALGGDDLIATKIQADDEDDASTSYSVFVCLRDEESPLEAKVEALGLERDPDVLDTWFSSALWPHSTLGWPQQTKELEYFYPTSTLCTSRDIITLWVARMVLMGLNNLDEIPFDEVFIHPTILDGHGERMSKSKGNGVDPIDVIDKFGPDSLRFGLARLATETQDVRMPVQYECPHCEKLVDQTKKNRVATTIKCPECKKSFSTQWAESDADLAFPKAAVVSEKFETSRNFVNKLWNAARFVLMNLEGFTPQTIDVATLPVEDRWLLSRLATVTEQVTEGIDQFKFADVARILYDFAWHEFCSFYVEIAKPRLADESQRAVTQNVIAHGLDTLLRLLHPIMPFVTESIWSYLGELAPERGLTPTAVSAFVMKAEWPEADRGHFDETIERQFAEFQSIVGAIRQIRASSNIPPRETVPVAIRCSDSSRSLLEPMKAYFGALAGADVVTIGPSAEAFETDAPLAIPAIDVEVHVDLEKFIDVEAELSRLEKLLGQLLKQITGKESKLSNENFVSRAPAEVVEKERATLTDLVNQRNSVEGDISKLKEKVSSN, via the coding sequence ATGATTCCAAACCGATTTGATCACAGCACGGCGGCAAGCAAGATTGGTGCCCAGTGGGATGAAGCGGGTTGCAACAACGCCGAAATCAATCCCGACAAAAAACCGTACACCATCGTGATCCCGCCGCCGAACGTGACCGGCGCGCTGCACTTGGGACACGGGCTGAACAACACGCTGCAAGACATCCTGATCCGCACCAAGCGGATGCAAGGGTTCGAAACCCTGTGGATGCCGGGCACCGACCATGCGGGAATCGCGACCCAAGCGGTGGTCGAACGGCGGTTGAAGGAACAGGAAAACCTGTCACGCCATGACATCGGACGTGATGCACTGGTCAAGCGGATCTGGGATTGGAAAGACCAATACGAAAAACGGATCTTGGGCCAGCTGAAACGGATGGGATGCAGTTGCGATTGGCGGCGGCTGCGGTTCACGCTGGATCCCATGTGCGGCGCCGCGGTCCGCGCAACGTTCTATGATTTGTTCCACAAGGATTTGATCTACCGCGGCAAACGCCTGGTCAACTGGGACACGTTCCTGCAAACCGCCGTCAGCAACGACGAAGTGGAAAACGTGACCAAGAAAGGGCACTTTTACCACTTCCGCTACCCCGTGATTGATCCCAAGCCGGGCGAACCCGATCACGTGGTGATCGCCACGACCCGCCCGGAAACGATGCTCGGCGATACCGCCGTGGCCGTGCATCCCGATCCCGCCGCGGCGCTCGATAAACTGCAAGCGGAGCTGGAAGAAAGGCTTGCCGCGGCACCCGCAAAAGAAAAACCCGAGCTGCAAAAACAACTCGATGGGTTGGTCGAGCGTCGTCGAACGATGCTGCCCAAACTGGAACAATTGCGGGACATGGCCGCCGACGGACGATGTTTGATGTTGCCGCTGGCCGATCGAAAAATCCCACTGGTGGCCGACGTGTGGGCGAAACCGGAACTGGGGTCCGGATGCGTCAAGATCACGCCGGCGCACGACCCGAATGACTATGAAGTCGGCAAACGCCAGTCGTTGCCGATGCTGAACATCTTGAACCCCGATGGCACGATCAATGGACTGGTTCCGGCCTACGAAGGGTTGACGATCGCCGCAGCGCGAAAGCAAGTGGTCGCCGATTTGGACGAATCCGGCTTGCTGGGCGACATCGAGGATCGCGACATTGAAATGCCGCTGTCGGATCGCAGCAAGACCGCCATCGAACCCTATTTGGCGGATCAATGGTTCGTCAAAATGGATGATCTGGCCCAGTCGGCGATGGATGCCGTCACCGACGATCGCGTCCGCATCTATCCGACCCGCTATCGCAAAGGGTACCTGGATTGGCTGGGCGAAAAACGTGACTGGCCCGTCAGCCGGCAGCTTTGGTGGGGACACCGGATTCCGATCTGGTCGGCGTCCTTTGAGAGTCGGGCGGAAGCTTCCCGTGTCGCCGAACAAGCAGCGGCGCTTGGCGGCGACGATCTGATCGCGACAAAAATCCAGGCCGACGACGAAGACGATGCATCAACATCGTACAGCGTGTTTGTCTGCCTGAGGGATGAAGAGTCGCCGCTGGAAGCCAAGGTCGAAGCGTTGGGGTTGGAACGCGATCCGGATGTTTTGGATACTTGGTTCTCGTCGGCATTGTGGCCCCACAGCACGCTCGGCTGGCCGCAACAGACGAAGGAGTTGGAATACTTTTATCCCACGTCCACGCTTTGCACGTCCCGCGACATCATCACGCTGTGGGTCGCGCGGATGGTGTTGATGGGGCTGAACAACTTGGACGAAATCCCGTTCGACGAAGTCTTCATCCATCCGACGATCCTGGACGGACATGGCGAACGGATGAGCAAGAGCAAGGGGAACGGAGTGGACCCGATCGATGTGATCGACAAGTTCGGTCCCGATTCGCTGCGGTTCGGCTTGGCCCGCTTGGCGACGGAAACCCAAGACGTCCGCATGCCGGTCCAGTACGAATGCCCGCACTGTGAAAAACTGGTCGACCAGACGAAAAAGAATCGCGTCGCGACCACGATCAAGTGCCCCGAGTGCAAGAAATCGTTTTCGACACAGTGGGCTGAATCCGATGCCGACCTGGCGTTTCCCAAAGCCGCCGTCGTCAGCGAGAAGTTCGAAACCAGTCGCAACTTTGTCAACAAGCTGTGGAATGCCGCCCGGTTCGTGTTGATGAATCTGGAAGGCTTCACGCCGCAAACCATTGACGTCGCAACGCTGCCGGTGGAAGACCGTTGGCTGCTCAGCCGACTGGCGACGGTGACCGAGCAGGTGACCGAGGGGATCGACCAGTTCAAATTCGCCGACGTGGCCCGGATCCTGTACGATTTCGCCTGGCACGAATTCTGTAGCTTCTATGTCGAGATCGCCAAGCCACGCTTGGCCGACGAATCACAACGCGCGGTGACTCAAAACGTCATCGCCCATGGTCTCGACACGTTGTTGCGTTTGCTGCATCCGATCATGCCGTTCGTGACCGAATCGATCTGGAGTTACCTGGGCGAATTGGCGCCCGAACGCGGATTGACGCCCACCGCGGTGTCCGCGTTTGTGATGAAAGCCGAGTGGCCTGAGGCAGACCGCGGGCACTTTGATGAAACGATCGAGCGACAATTCGCGGAATTCCAAAGCATTGTCGGAGCGATCCGCCAGATCCGTGCCAGCAGCAACATTCCGCCGCGCGAAACTGTCCCGGTGGCGATCCGCTGCAGCGATTCCAGCCGCAGCTTGCTGGAACCGATGAAGGCCTACTTTGGTGCCCTCGCCGGGGCCGATGTCGTCACGATCGGACCGTCGGCCGAGGCGTTCGAAACCGACGCGCCACTGGCGATCCCGGCCATCGATGTCGAAGTCCACGTTGATCTGGAAAAATTCATTGATGTCGAAGCCGAACTTTCGCGTCTGGAGAAACTGCTCGGTCAGTTGCTCAAGCAAATCACCGGCAAAGAATCGAAGCTGTCCAACGAGAACTTCGTGTCGCGCGCCCCGGCCGAGGTCGTCGAGAAAGAGCGGGCGACTCTGACCGATTTGGTCAATCAACGCAATTCGGTCGAAGGCGATATCAGCAAGCTGAAGGAGAAGGTCTCATCAAATTGA
- the cimA gene encoding citramalate synthase, with product MTSKPIQIYDTTLRDGSQGEGVSFSLNDKLQIALRLAETGVDFIEGGYPLSNEKDVAFFEEIRKHDLGDTQVCAFGMTRRRGIDASEDPGMKALVAAQTPVITVVGKTWDYHATEVLRVSLEENLAMIGESVQFLAGNAAVIYDAEHFFDGYRANPEYALQTLRAAASGGATVMSLCDTNGGSLPEQIAEITTAAIESLRDYPDVTFGIHCHNDSELAVANSLAAVDVGATQVQGTINGIGERCGNADLISVMANLALKKKGYSVLGGRSLQSLTELSRFVYETANLQWRGGQAFVGQSAFAHKGGMHVHAINKAASTYEHIDPTLVGNERRILVSELSGRSNIVAVANKHSIEDDRETQDRILAEVVRLENQGFQFENAGGSFDLLIKRVLGTFTPHFSPIKYRVVAGETSADEKDVYAEAILKIRVGDQDCFNAAEGHGPVNALDTALRETLLPSYPQLRDMRLVDYKVRVVDNGAGTAASTRVNIESADHHESWGTIGVSDNIIEASFQALIDSVEYKLHKENVTPAT from the coding sequence ATGACTTCAAAACCGATCCAAATTTACGACACCACGCTGCGGGACGGATCCCAGGGAGAAGGCGTCAGTTTTTCGCTGAACGACAAACTGCAGATCGCGCTGCGATTGGCCGAAACGGGCGTCGATTTTATCGAGGGCGGTTACCCGTTGAGCAACGAAAAAGACGTGGCGTTTTTCGAGGAAATCCGGAAACATGATCTGGGCGACACCCAGGTCTGTGCCTTCGGAATGACCCGCAGACGCGGGATCGACGCGTCCGAAGACCCCGGCATGAAGGCCCTGGTCGCCGCCCAGACCCCGGTGATCACCGTGGTCGGAAAAACCTGGGACTACCACGCCACCGAAGTGTTGCGGGTTTCGTTGGAAGAAAACCTGGCGATGATCGGCGAAAGCGTCCAGTTCCTGGCCGGCAACGCGGCCGTGATCTACGACGCCGAACACTTTTTCGACGGGTACCGGGCCAACCCCGAATATGCCTTGCAAACCCTGCGGGCGGCCGCCAGCGGCGGGGCGACTGTGATGTCGCTTTGTGACACCAACGGCGGATCGCTGCCCGAACAGATCGCCGAAATCACCACCGCCGCGATCGAATCGCTGCGTGACTACCCCGACGTGACCTTCGGCATTCACTGCCACAACGACAGCGAACTGGCGGTCGCCAATTCGCTGGCCGCCGTGGACGTCGGGGCGACCCAGGTGCAAGGCACGATCAACGGCATCGGAGAACGCTGCGGCAACGCCGATCTCATCTCCGTGATGGCCAATCTGGCGCTCAAGAAAAAAGGCTACAGCGTTCTGGGCGGCCGCAGCTTGCAGTCGCTGACCGAGCTGAGTCGGTTCGTCTACGAAACGGCCAACTTGCAGTGGCGCGGCGGGCAGGCGTTTGTCGGTCAAAGCGCGTTCGCACACAAGGGCGGCATGCACGTCCACGCGATCAACAAGGCCGCGTCGACCTATGAGCACATCGATCCGACATTGGTCGGCAACGAGCGACGGATCCTGGTCAGCGAACTGTCCGGTCGCAGCAACATCGTTGCCGTCGCCAACAAGCACAGCATCGAAGACGACCGAGAAACCCAAGACCGAATCCTGGCCGAGGTCGTACGTCTGGAAAACCAAGGGTTCCAATTCGAAAACGCCGGCGGTTCGTTCGACCTGCTGATCAAACGGGTGCTGGGAACCTTTACCCCGCACTTCAGTCCGATCAAGTACCGCGTCGTTGCCGGAGAAACCTCGGCCGACGAAAAGGACGTCTATGCCGAGGCGATTCTGAAGATCCGCGTCGGCGACCAGGACTGTTTCAATGCCGCCGAAGGCCACGGCCCGGTCAACGCGCTCGACACCGCTCTCCGCGAAACCCTGCTGCCGTCCTATCCCCAATTGCGCGACATGCGCCTGGTCGATTACAAGGTGCGTGTGGTCGACAACGGCGCCGGCACCGCGGCCAGCACCCGAGTCAATATCGAAAGTGCCGATCACCACGAATCGTGGGGCACGATCGGAGTCAGCGACAATATCATCGAAGCCAGTTTTCAGGCCCTGATCGATTCTGTCGAATACAAATTGCACAAAGAAAACGTTACACCGGCAACTTAA
- a CDS encoding tetratricopeptide repeat protein has protein sequence MHFLNPLAWFRWMGEFVRCWFLGIPWRDAPKAIPAIILSLVLFTTGFIAFSGGAGWRNRQLERQLRVALDREDFPTAEIVIRRQLEADPSNVQLIHRFALVREAQSFEEEAKVLMRRLLTRRHLPAAKWLLENQIIGKKLNDFEPEELDEIGTVLELITESENDNLGVKRMYAEYLVYRQRLSSAIPVLIELSQSEPMRGLQAAALARQLNEMDAAERYASTALERVEEMHKDDPTNSYYAMSIARNQIFLERHSDAIRTLKRSVDVAKTPDERRVLTQALGDAIIAYITYIEKSPTNTVQERLRVLRMLDAAVKIAPNNPRVVTMVADHVLSNLNESDAQITSVREALISGSPAGIAHFIKGTAALMKQDQPMAELHLEKAAEQMPRSGAILNNLAVALAMKDEPEYEKALQVSNAAIDNVPTATPHFFETRGQILFRMGRFRDAISDLERALTEPSLASKAHQMLADCYDKVGDQDLAQGHREAAEKLAEEQTSAMETGGQGSADQPADDAEGR, from the coding sequence ATGCATTTCCTCAACCCGCTGGCCTGGTTTCGTTGGATGGGCGAATTCGTTCGTTGCTGGTTCCTGGGGATTCCCTGGCGTGATGCCCCCAAAGCGATCCCGGCCATCATCCTGTCACTGGTTTTGTTCACCACCGGATTCATCGCTTTCAGCGGTGGGGCGGGTTGGCGAAATCGCCAATTGGAACGTCAGCTACGCGTCGCGTTGGACCGCGAAGACTTTCCGACCGCGGAGATCGTGATCCGACGGCAATTGGAAGCAGATCCGAGCAACGTGCAGTTGATCCACCGTTTCGCGCTCGTCCGCGAAGCTCAGTCGTTTGAAGAGGAAGCGAAAGTCTTGATGCGGCGTCTGTTGACGCGTCGCCATCTTCCGGCCGCGAAGTGGTTGTTGGAGAACCAGATCATCGGCAAGAAACTGAACGATTTCGAGCCGGAGGAGTTGGACGAGATCGGCACGGTGTTGGAATTGATCACCGAAAGCGAAAACGACAACTTGGGCGTCAAGCGGATGTACGCCGAGTACCTGGTCTATCGCCAGCGTCTCAGTTCGGCGATTCCCGTCTTGATCGAATTGTCCCAGTCCGAGCCGATGCGTGGTTTGCAGGCGGCGGCACTCGCGCGTCAACTGAACGAAATGGATGCAGCCGAGCGTTACGCATCGACTGCTTTGGAGCGCGTCGAAGAGATGCACAAGGATGACCCGACGAATTCGTATTATGCGATGAGCATCGCCCGCAACCAGATCTTCCTGGAACGTCACAGCGATGCGATCCGCACGTTGAAGCGGAGCGTTGATGTGGCCAAAACGCCGGATGAGCGACGCGTGCTGACCCAGGCCCTGGGCGACGCGATCATCGCATACATCACTTACATCGAAAAATCGCCCACCAACACCGTGCAAGAACGACTGCGAGTGCTGCGAATGCTCGACGCGGCGGTCAAGATCGCACCGAACAACCCCCGCGTGGTCACAATGGTTGCCGACCATGTGTTGAGCAATCTGAACGAGAGCGATGCGCAAATCACCAGCGTCCGCGAGGCGTTGATCTCCGGTTCACCGGCCGGAATCGCCCACTTCATCAAAGGCACTGCGGCGTTGATGAAACAGGACCAGCCGATGGCCGAATTGCACCTGGAAAAGGCGGCCGAACAGATGCCGCGCAGTGGCGCGATCCTGAACAATCTGGCCGTCGCGCTGGCGATGAAGGACGAGCCCGAGTACGAGAAAGCGCTGCAGGTTTCCAATGCGGCGATCGACAATGTCCCCACGGCGACCCCACACTTCTTTGAAACGCGGGGCCAGATTCTGTTCCGCATGGGAAGGTTCCGCGACGCCATCAGCGATCTGGAACGCGCCTTGACCGAGCCCAGCTTGGCGTCCAAGGCACATCAGATGCTCGCCGATTGCTATGACAAGGTCGGCGATCAAGACCTGGCGCAAGGGCACCGAGAGGCCGCCGAAAAGCTGGCCGAGGAACAAACCTCCGCCATGGAAACAGGCGGGCAGGGATCGGCCGACCAGCCGGCGGATGATGCCGAAGGCAGGTAA